A genomic stretch from Bacillus sp. E(2018) includes:
- a CDS encoding NFACT RNA binding domain-containing protein encodes MSFDGIMTRAITTELQNTLTSGRISKVYQPHKTDLVFTIRANGKNHKLLLSANPSFARVHLTEHTYENPDTPPMFCMLLRKHLEGAFIEKIEQLDLERIITITVKNRDEIGDETTKVLYIEIMGRHSNIILVDQKSQKIVDSIKHIPSFQNRHRTILPGFEYIMPPAQEKTDPFTMTNVDEFVSKISWNEGKLDKQLVNRFSGFSPLIAKEIVHRAGLSVKNEVADAFFSVMKQLSNQEYEPQMITNDKKEYFSILPLHHVTGESRSFDTVSQMLDRYFYGKADRDRIKQQANDLEKYLSNEYDKIKKKIGKLEKELQQTHNAEEYQRKGELLTAYMYLAKKGDKEVEVEDYFTDDQPLVKITLDPLKSPADNAQSYFKKYGKLKKSVSIIKDQIEKAKNELLYFERLIVQMDSASMKDVEEIREELGEGGYLKHRQSKNKKKQNKTPQPEKFTSTDGTEILVGKNNKQNDYLTFKLSRANETWLHTKDIPGSHVLIRSSSPSETAIKEAAVLAGFFSKAKNSSSVPVDFTLVKHVKKPNGAKPGFVIYDNQQTLFVTPDEDLVFRLKK; translated from the coding sequence ATGAGTTTTGACGGAATAATGACACGTGCCATAACAACTGAACTACAAAACACGCTTACTTCAGGACGTATCTCAAAAGTTTATCAGCCGCATAAGACAGATCTTGTTTTTACAATCCGTGCAAATGGAAAAAATCATAAACTTTTATTATCTGCTAATCCTTCTTTCGCAAGAGTGCATCTTACTGAACATACGTATGAGAATCCAGATACGCCTCCTATGTTTTGTATGCTTCTTAGAAAGCATTTGGAAGGCGCTTTTATTGAAAAGATCGAACAGCTTGATCTTGAGAGAATCATAACGATTACCGTTAAAAATAGAGATGAGATCGGGGACGAAACGACTAAAGTACTTTATATTGAAATCATGGGTAGACATAGCAACATTATTTTAGTCGACCAAAAATCACAGAAGATCGTTGATAGTATAAAGCACATTCCTAGCTTTCAGAACCGTCATCGTACCATTCTTCCAGGATTTGAGTACATCATGCCTCCTGCACAAGAAAAAACAGATCCTTTTACAATGACAAATGTAGATGAATTTGTTTCTAAGATTTCTTGGAACGAAGGAAAATTGGATAAACAACTCGTAAACAGATTCAGCGGGTTCTCTCCTTTAATCGCTAAAGAAATCGTGCATAGAGCAGGACTCTCGGTTAAAAACGAAGTGGCCGACGCCTTTTTCAGTGTGATGAAGCAACTATCAAATCAAGAATATGAACCTCAAATGATCACAAACGATAAGAAAGAATATTTTTCTATTCTCCCTCTTCATCATGTGACAGGAGAAAGCCGATCCTTTGATACGGTGAGTCAGATGCTTGATCGGTATTTTTATGGTAAAGCGGATCGTGACCGAATTAAACAACAAGCAAACGATCTTGAAAAATATCTCTCGAACGAATATGACAAGATTAAGAAAAAGATCGGAAAATTAGAGAAAGAACTTCAACAAACGCATAATGCCGAGGAGTATCAACGAAAAGGAGAACTTCTTACAGCGTACATGTATTTGGCGAAAAAGGGAGATAAGGAAGTTGAGGTAGAAGATTACTTCACAGATGATCAACCACTTGTAAAAATCACGCTTGATCCTCTTAAATCACCTGCTGATAACGCACAAAGCTACTTTAAAAAATATGGAAAACTAAAAAAATCGGTTTCTATTATTAAAGATCAGATTGAAAAAGCAAAGAATGAATTGCTCTATTTTGAGCGTCTGATCGTTCAGATGGATTCAGCATCCATGAAAGATGTTGAAGAAATTAGAGAAGAGCTAGGTGAAGGCGGCTATTTAAAACATAGACAAAGTAAGAACAAGAAAAAACAAAACAAGACGCCTCAGCCTGAAAAGTTCACATCTACTGATGGAACAGAAATCTTAGTCGGTAAGAATAATAAACAGAACGACTATCTTACCTTTAAGTTATCGAGAGCAAATGAGACGTGGCTTCATACGAAGGATATTCCTGGTTCTCATGTTTTAATACGCTCGTCGAGTCCAAGTGAAACAGCTATTAAAGAAGCTGCTGTTTTGGCAGGATTTTTTAGCAAAGCCAAGAATTCGAGTTCGGTTCCTGTAGACTTTACGTTAGTAAAACATGTGAAGAAGCCTAATGGGGCAAAGCCTGGATTCGTTATTTATGATAATCAGCAGACGCTTTTCGTGACGCCGGATGAAGATCTGGTTTTTCGGTTGAAGAAGTAA
- a CDS encoding class I SAM-dependent methyltransferase: MNGEEFDELVSFFDSMARTTWLKKVHDHLKEVTGPWNEKDVLDVGCGTGRLLLRGAEEANKLVGVDLSSEMVKASIQQFFYHELSGKSEFIVADAENLPFRDHSFHLALSTCVMFLLPDPAKGIHEVHRVLKDDAYIVMLNPSGRMSQENAASYAKENNISGFERTALLKWSNVSTRRHRYTTDEMTELLHNLHFTEVQHHEVLGGLAIISKAKKTQNS; this comes from the coding sequence ATGAACGGTGAAGAATTCGATGAGCTTGTATCCTTTTTTGACAGCATGGCAAGGACAACTTGGCTAAAAAAAGTTCATGATCACCTAAAAGAAGTAACAGGACCATGGAATGAAAAAGATGTTCTAGATGTGGGATGTGGAACAGGGAGATTGCTGTTGCGGGGAGCCGAGGAAGCGAATAAATTGGTCGGTGTTGATCTGTCTTCAGAGATGGTTAAAGCTAGTATTCAGCAGTTCTTTTACCATGAGTTAAGTGGTAAAAGTGAGTTTATCGTTGCTGATGCAGAAAATCTTCCGTTTCGTGATCATTCGTTTCATCTCGCTCTATCAACTTGTGTAATGTTTCTACTACCTGATCCAGCTAAAGGAATCCATGAGGTTCATCGTGTTCTGAAAGATGATGCTTATATCGTCATGCTGAACCCAAGCGGAAGAATGAGTCAAGAAAATGCTGCTTCTTACGCAAAAGAAAATAATATCTCAGGGTTTGAACGAACAGCCCTATTAAAATGGTCAAATGTGAGTACACGAAGACATCGCTATACAACTGATGAAATGACAGAGTTACTGCACAACCTGCATTTTACAGAGGTTCAACATCATGAAGTGTTAGGTGGCCTCGCCATTATCAGTAAAGCAAAAAAAACGCAGAACAGCTAA
- the pyrE gene encoding orotate phosphoribosyltransferase produces MKTTTSQHLLNIEAVTLSPENPYTWSSGMKSPIYCDNRLIIAYPEIRKQVAWELSELIKKHYPEADLIAGTATAGIPHAAFVADQMNLPMCYVRSSAKAHGKTNQIEGLTNKSKKAVVVEDLISTGKSSIQSVLALRDAGIEVLGVVAIFSYGLKKADKALGELDIPFQTVTNFSTLIEEAQESGKISEQGLSLLKEWQQDPEHWGAASFSK; encoded by the coding sequence ATGAAAACAACAACTTCCCAACATTTGCTTAACATTGAAGCTGTAACTCTGTCACCAGAAAACCCATACACGTGGTCTTCTGGGATGAAGTCTCCCATTTATTGCGATAACCGGTTGATTATTGCCTATCCTGAGATTCGTAAACAAGTAGCTTGGGAGCTTTCTGAGCTGATCAAGAAACATTATCCAGAGGCTGATCTTATTGCCGGAACCGCAACAGCAGGTATTCCTCATGCTGCTTTTGTAGCTGATCAGATGAATTTACCGATGTGTTATGTACGGTCGAGTGCCAAAGCTCATGGAAAAACGAACCAAATTGAAGGGTTAACGAATAAAAGCAAGAAGGCAGTAGTGGTTGAAGACCTGATCTCAACCGGCAAAAGCTCTATTCAATCCGTACTTGCTCTTCGTGATGCAGGGATTGAAGTGCTCGGTGTTGTAGCCATCTTTAGTTATGGTCTGAAAAAGGCAGACAAAGCACTTGGTGAGTTGGATATTCCTTTTCAAACCGTAACAAATTTTAGTACATTAATAGAGGAAGCACAAGAAAGCGGAAAGATTAGTGAACAAGGGCTTTCTTTATTAAAAGAATGGCAACAAGACCCAGAACATTGGGGAGCTGCCTCTTTTTCCAAATAG
- the pyrF gene encoding orotidine-5'-phosphate decarboxylase — MENPVIIALDFKDADYVKSFLSNFEGHSPYVKVGMELFYAEGHSFIKWLKERNFRIFLDLKLHDIPTTVHKAMKVLGGLNIDMVNVHAAGGIQMMRAAKEGLLAAGADHTKLIAVTQLTSTTEKVLNEELLIKNVDMKDCVTHYADLAKNAGLDGVVCSVQEAIKIKDVCGKDFLTVTPGIRPSGSDTHDQVRVATPKEAALKGSDYMVIGRSITQSETPVKTYSQILHEWRDNHENNNFPTFA; from the coding sequence ATGGAAAACCCCGTTATCATCGCGTTAGATTTTAAGGATGCAGATTATGTAAAATCCTTTTTATCAAACTTTGAAGGACATTCTCCTTATGTAAAAGTTGGTATGGAGCTTTTTTATGCGGAAGGACATTCTTTTATCAAATGGCTAAAAGAAAGAAACTTTCGCATTTTCCTAGATTTAAAGTTACATGACATCCCGACAACGGTTCATAAAGCCATGAAGGTATTAGGTGGACTGAACATTGACATGGTAAATGTTCATGCAGCAGGCGGAATTCAAATGATGAGGGCTGCAAAAGAAGGTCTACTGGCAGCTGGTGCCGACCATACAAAATTGATTGCGGTCACCCAGCTTACAAGTACAACAGAAAAGGTATTGAACGAAGAGCTCCTGATCAAGAATGTGGATATGAAAGACTGTGTCACTCATTATGCAGATCTTGCGAAAAATGCAGGATTAGATGGTGTCGTTTGCTCTGTACAAGAAGCTATAAAGATCAAGGATGTTTGTGGAAAAGACTTTTTGACTGTAACTCCTGGCATTCGTCCGAGCGGCTCTGATACACATGATCAAGTTCGGGTTGCGACACCCAAAGAAGCTGCGTTAAAAGGTTCGGATTATATGGTGATCGGCAGAAGTATCACTCAATCAGAAACCCCAGTTAAAACGTATTCTCAAATATTACATGAATGGAGAGATAATCATGAAAACAACAACTTCCCAACATTTGCTTAA
- a CDS encoding dihydroorotate dehydrogenase: MSRLHVSLPGLNMKNPILPASGCFGFGKEYAKWYDLSVLGGITIKAATLEGRFGNPTPRVAETESGMLNAIGLQNPGVKKILENEIPALESFNIPILANIAGSTEEEYIEVTRQISSSPQVSAVELNISCPNVKEGGIQFGTHYRSAADLTRKVKAVSEKPVYVKLSPNVSNIVEMAQAVEEAGADGLSMINTLVGMKLDWRTGNPILANKTGGLSGPAIKPVAIRMIYEVSQKISLPIIGMGGVSTAEDVLEMMSAGASAVAVGTANFVNPYACPEIIEQLPKLLDEIGVENISEMTGRSTKQWKTPLSSR, encoded by the coding sequence ATGAGTAGGTTGCATGTTTCATTGCCAGGATTAAATATGAAAAACCCTATTCTTCCTGCATCAGGCTGTTTTGGATTCGGAAAAGAATATGCCAAGTGGTATGACTTAAGTGTACTAGGAGGGATTACGATAAAAGCAGCTACTCTAGAGGGGCGTTTTGGCAATCCTACCCCTCGAGTGGCTGAAACAGAGAGCGGAATGTTAAATGCCATAGGGCTTCAGAACCCAGGTGTAAAGAAAATTTTAGAAAATGAAATTCCGGCTTTGGAATCTTTTAACATCCCGATCTTAGCTAATATTGCGGGATCTACTGAAGAAGAATATATCGAAGTGACAAGACAGATCTCATCCTCGCCTCAAGTGTCTGCTGTAGAGCTAAATATTTCCTGTCCGAATGTGAAAGAAGGTGGGATACAGTTTGGTACACACTACAGATCTGCTGCTGATCTTACGAGAAAGGTGAAAGCTGTCTCAGAAAAACCCGTTTATGTGAAGCTTTCGCCAAATGTCTCTAACATTGTTGAGATGGCACAAGCAGTAGAAGAAGCAGGGGCTGACGGTCTTTCGATGATCAATACACTAGTTGGTATGAAATTAGATTGGAGAACAGGTAATCCGATACTTGCGAACAAGACAGGTGGACTTTCAGGGCCAGCTATAAAACCGGTAGCCATTCGGATGATTTATGAAGTAAGTCAAAAAATTTCTCTTCCGATTATCGGTATGGGAGGTGTCAGCACAGCAGAAGATGTTCTTGAAATGATGTCTGCTGGTGCATCAGCGGTTGCAGTGGGTACTGCAAACTTTGTAAATCCTTACGCTTGTCCCGAGATCATCGAGCAACTTCCTAAGCTGTTAGATGAAATTGGTGTAGAAAATATTAGTGAGATGACAGGAAGGAGTACAAAACAATGGAAAACCCCGTTATCATCGCGTTAG
- a CDS encoding dihydroorotate dehydrogenase electron transfer subunit: protein MKKHLLNITSNVEIARNIFEMKLTGPGVGSITTPGQFLHVSVGNQSSKLLRRPLSICDVDLAREEVTLLYRAQGEGTKQLSLKSAGDVVDVLGPLGNGFEIAENDHNKKALLIGGGIGVPPLYYLGKHLKKKGIEVTFILGYQSIEDSFYIEKFNEIGETIVTTVDGSLGIKGFVTDAMMNVMNDEPVIYSVGPAIMLKAVEERAGGLQGYLSLEERMGCGIGACFACVCPTETRESGYVKICSDGPVFKMGEVVL, encoded by the coding sequence ATGAAGAAGCACTTGTTGAACATTACATCAAATGTAGAGATCGCAAGAAATATATTTGAGATGAAATTGACTGGCCCTGGTGTAGGAAGCATTACTACACCTGGTCAGTTTCTCCATGTCTCTGTAGGAAATCAATCGTCAAAACTATTGCGTCGCCCACTTTCGATCTGCGATGTGGATCTTGCCCGAGAAGAAGTAACACTCTTGTACCGTGCGCAAGGAGAAGGTACGAAACAGCTCAGTCTTAAATCAGCTGGCGATGTTGTAGATGTCCTAGGTCCGCTAGGTAACGGGTTTGAAATCGCAGAAAATGATCATAACAAAAAAGCGCTCCTCATCGGGGGAGGAATCGGTGTGCCACCGCTGTATTACCTGGGTAAGCATCTGAAGAAAAAAGGAATAGAAGTTACATTTATTTTAGGTTATCAATCGATTGAAGACAGCTTTTACATTGAAAAGTTTAATGAAATTGGTGAAACCATCGTGACAACTGTTGATGGATCTCTTGGAATAAAAGGTTTTGTAACAGACGCGATGATGAACGTTATGAACGATGAACCTGTCATCTATTCTGTTGGACCTGCAATCATGCTGAAAGCGGTAGAAGAGAGAGCAGGAGGTCTTCAAGGATATCTCTCATTAGAAGAACGGATGGGCTGTGGAATCGGAGCATGTTTTGCCTGTGTGTGTCCAACAGAAACGAGAGAATCAGGATATGTAAAAATTTGTAGTGATGGACCGGTATTTAAGATGGGGGAGGTTGTACTATGA